The following are encoded in a window of Primulina eburnea isolate SZY01 chromosome 4, ASM2296580v1, whole genome shotgun sequence genomic DNA:
- the LOC140830118 gene encoding probable cytokinin riboside 5'-monophosphate phosphoribohydrolase LOG6 — MGKLRSRWSGPFIVKFVYPHGAVDIENPKNSYVFKVNGKRLKPFIENEILNDSIYEEVAEKLGIALAKNKIHLVYGGGEVGLMGKVAKAAHAGGSEVLGIIPITLANLTGPTIGEEMKVDNMYERITQMIEHSDAFIALPGGFGTLEEIFHTVCWAQLNIHNKPIGLLNVNNYYDKLLSFLDDVVDQGFISLASQRMLLSATSEDYKKN; from the exons ATGG GTAAACTAAGATCgaggtggtcaggaccatttaTAGTCAAATTTGTTTATCCTCATGGTGctgttgatattgaaaatcccaAAAATAGTTATGTGTTTAAAGTTAATGGGAAAAGACTTAAGCCTTTTATAGAAAATGAAATTCTTAATG ATTCAATTTATGAAGAAGTAGCAGAAAAGCTTGGAATAGCACTTGCTAAAAACAAGATTCATTTGGTATATGGTGGTGGTGAAGTTGGCCTCATGGGAAAAGTTGCAAAAGCTGCGCATGCAGGTGGAAGTGAAGTCTTAGGCATTATTCCGATTACTTTAGCCAATCTTACAGGACCAACAATAGGAGAAGAAATGAAAGTGGACAACATGTATGAAAGAattactcaaatgattgaacattCAGATGCTTTCATTGCTTTACCAGGAGGTTTCGGTACtttggaagaaatatttcatACTGTTTGTTgggcacaattaaatatccacaaTAAGCCAATTGGTTTGTTAAATGTTAACAATTATTATGATAAATTGTTATCGTTTCTTGATGATGTTGTGGATCAGGGATTTATTTCATTAGCTTCGCAAAGGATGTTACTTTCTGCTACAAGTGAAG actacaagaaaaattag
- the LOC140830117 gene encoding uncharacterized protein, translated as MGSIKMKIPSFHGKSDPEAYLEWEKRVEFVFACHHYSEQKKVRLAVVEFLDYALIWWDQLVTTKRKYNERPIESWDEMKSVMRKRFVPNHYYREMFKRLQTLRQGLKSVEDYYKEMEVLMIRANIEEDNEATMARFLCGLNREIQDQVELRHYLELDEMVQMAIKVEQQLKRRGVGRTNQTGGASSSWRSNVGKREENKVVAKPKFETKQEAPKQGVQGKSETPSNRSRDVRCFRCQGLGHIASECPNKRVMFLNDYGEYESQSEGDGEGSDDDMPELEDPDEGYGAVVGEALVTRRILSAQVKDEEINQRENLFHTRCFVSGKVCNVIIDGGSCTNVASIEMVEKLGLPTIKHPQPYKLQWLNDCAEVRVNRQVLVSFSIGKYVDEVLCDMVPMHACHILLGRPWQFDRREFDDVFPEELPQGLPPLKGIEHQIDLVPGSALPNRPAYRSNPEETKELQRQVSELLDKGYVRESMSPCAVPVLLVPKKDGSWRFVVSSQGIQVDEDKVSAIRDWPSPTTVGQVRSFHGLASFYRRFVKDFSTLAAPMTAVIKKNVPFYWGEEQEKSFNIITQKLINAPLLVLPDFTNTFEIECDASGVGIGGVLMQGGRPVAYFSEKLNGAALNYPTYDKEFYALVRTLETWQHYLRPKEFVIHTDHESLKHLKGQQKLNKRHAKWVAFIETFPYMIKYKQGKENVVADALSRRHKGFLFREDRLCIPKSSIRELLVREAHGGGLMGHFGVAKTLSALHEHFFWPHMKRDVERICERCVTCRQAKSRTLPHGLYTPLPVPSEPWVDISMDFVLGLPRTKKGRDSIFVVVDRFSKMAHFIACHKTDDASNIADLFFREVVRLHGMSRTIVSDRDVKFLSYFWKTLWAKLGTKLLFSTTCHPQTDGQTEVVNKTLGTLLRAILKKNLKNWENCLPFVEFAYNRCVHSTTNYSPFEIVYGFNPLTPLDLMSLPGDWVWLHLRKERFPEKRRSKLLPRGDGPFQVLERINDNAYKLDLPGDEQDLRTNPFQEGEDDANVDVPRKAWDPLQLPEGPITRDKSDGPGC; from the exons atgggtagcattaagatgaaaatcccttcattccatgggaaatctgacccggaggcgtacctagaatgggaaaagagggtagagttcgtatttgcatgccaccactactccgaacaaaagaaggtgaggttggcggtggttgaattcttagactatgctctcatttggtgggatcaattagtgaccactaaaagaaagtataatgagagacctattgaatcttgggatgagatgaagagtgtaatgaggaagaggtttgtgcctaaccattactatagggagatgtttaagaggttacaaactttgaggcaagggttgaagagtgttgaggactactataaggagatggaagtactcatgattagggcaaatattgaggaggataatgaagcaactatggctcgttttctttgtggtttgaacagggagatccaagatcaagtggagcttcggcactacttagaactagacgagatggtgcaaatggccataaaggtggagcaacaactcaagaggcgaggagttggccgcaccaatcaaaccggaggtgcatcatcttcttggagatcaaatgtggggaagcgtgaggagaacaaagtggtggccaagcccaaatttgagaccaaacaagaagcgcctaagcaaggagtccaaggtaaatctgaaactccttctaatcgctctagagatgttagatgttttaggtgtcaagggttgggccatattgctagtgagtgtcctaataagagagtcatgtttttgaatgattatggtgagtatgagtctcaaagtgagggggatggcgagggtagtgatgatgatatgccggagttggaggatcccgatgagggatatggggcggttgtaggagaagctctagtgactaggcgaatcctgagtgcccaagtcaaagatGAGGAGATTAACCAAAGGGAAAACTTGTTtcacactagatgttttgtgagtGGTAAGGTGTGTaatgtaatcatagatgggggaagttgcaccaatgtggctagcattgagatggttgagaaattgggattgcctacaataaaacatcctcaaccatataagcttcaatggttgaacgattgtgcggaggtgagagtgaataggcaagttctagtgtccttttcaattgggaagtatgtggatgaggttttgtgtgacatggtacctatgcatgcttgtcatattttgttgggtaggccatggcaatttgataggcga gaatttgacgatgtatttccggaggagctacctcaaggcttaccaccattgaagggaattgagcaccaaattgacttggtgcccgggagtgccttgccgaaccgtccagcttataggagcaatccggaggagactaaggagctgcaaaggcaggtaagtgagttattagataaaggttatgtgcgtgagtccatgtcaccttgtgcggtgcctgttttgctagtccctaagaaagatggctcatggc gtttcgttgtgagttcacaagggatacaagtggatgaagacaaggtaagtgctattcgagattggccatcgcctactactgttggtcaagtccgaagctttcatggtcttgcaagcttctataggaggtttgtcaaggattttagcacattggcggcaccaatgacggcggtgatcaagaagaacgttccattctattggggcgaggagcaagagaagtcctttaatatCATTACGCAAAAGttgattaatgctcctttacttgtctTACCTGATTTTactaatacttttgaaattgaatgtgatgcatcaggtgtaggtattggtggagtgttgatgcaaggagggcggccggtggcatactttagtgagaagctcaatggagcggcattgaactatcccacgtatgataaggagttctacgcacttgtgaggaccctagagacgtggcagcactacttgaggcctaaagagtttgtgattcacacggatcatgagtctcttaagcaccttaaggggcaacaaaagctgaacaagaggcatgctaagtgggtggccttcatagagacattcccctacatgatcaagtataagcaaggtaaggaaaatgtagtggccgacgcactatcacggag gcataaaggtttcttgtttagagaggatagattgtgcattcccaagtcatcgattcgtgaattacttgttagggaggcacatgggggtggactaatgggacactttggggtggctaaaactttaagtgcattgcatgaacattttttttggccacacatgaaacgtgatgttgagcgtatttgtgagaggtgcgtaacttgtagacaagctaagtctagaacactaccacatggattatatacaccacttcccgtccctagtgaaccttgggttgatatatctatggactttgttttgggattacctaggacaaagaaggggagggactctatatttgttgttgtggataggttttctaaaatggcacacttcattgcttgtcacaagactgatgatgcatctaatattgcggacctattctttagagaagttgttaggctacatggcatgtctaggaccattgtgtcggaccgtgatgttaaattcctaagttatttctggaaaacactgtgggctaaacttggcactaaattactgttttctacgacctgtcatcctcagactgatggtcAAACCGAGGTAGTTAATAAgacgttaggaactttattacgtgctattctcaagaagaacttaaagaattgggagaattgcttgccatttgttgagtttgcttataatcgttgtgtgcattctactactaactattcaccatttgaaattgtatacggttttaatcctttgactccgttggatttgatgtctttacct ggtgattgggtgtggctacacttgaggaaggagaggtttccggagaagcgacgctcaaagctattacctaggggcgatggaccatttcaagtacttgagaggatcaatgacaacgcctacaaactcgacttgccag gtgatgagcaagatttgaggacaaatccttttcaagaaggggaggatgatgcgaacgtggacgtcccaaggaaagcatgggatcctttgcagttgccggagggaccaatcacgaggg ataaaagTGACGGACCAGGATGTTGA